DNA from Thermoflexus hugenholtzii JAD2:
CGTCCCGTCCCGGTTGGCGTGCTGCAGTGGCTTTCTCGCTACACCCCCTGGGTTCCCGATCTCTGGCGCTGGCTGGCCCAGACGGATGAGCCCTTTGATCTGGTGGCCGGGATGACGATTTGTTTTGAACCACTAATGGAGGCAGGGTTGCGTTTCGCCCGACGACGGGGGATCCCCTTCGTCGCGTATCCGTTGACCCACTTGGGGGCCGGTCCTCGCCCGGGCGCCGATGCCCTCAGCCGGTTCTACACGATGCGGCATCAGGTCGCGCTGGTCCGGGCCAGCGATGCGGTGGTGGCCCAGACCCCCACGGAGCAGGCGTTTTACATCCAGCGCGGGGTTCCGCCGGAGCGGATCTTAGTGGCAGGGCCAGGGGTGAACCCGGAAAAGATCCTGGGCGGGGATGGGGCGCGCTTCCGTGCCCGGTACGGTATCCAGGGGACACTGGTTGCCTCTATCTCAAATCTCTCATATGATAAGGGTACTTTTCATCTGGTAGAAGCTGTCCGGCGCCTTCGCCAGCAGGGCAACGATGTGAGTCTGGCCCTGGCGGGAGCCTCTCTTCAACCCTTTCGGCGATACTGGGAGCGGCTTCCCCAGGAGGCCCGTAAGGGTATCTATGTGCTGGGTCCCGTCAGCGAGGAGGAGAAGCGGGACCTGCTGGCCGCCTGCGACATTTTCGCGATGCCCTCCCGCACCGACTCCTTTGGCATCGTATACCTGGAAGCTTGGCTCTATCGAAAGCCGGTCATCGGAGCCCAGACCTGGGGAGTGACGGATGTCATTCAGCATGGAGAGGATGGCCTGCTGGTTCCCTTTGGGGACGTGGACGCGCTGGCCGGGGCGATCGCCACCCTCGCCAGCCAGCCCGATATGCGGGAGGTGATGGGCCAGCGGGGGGAGCAGAAAGTGCGCGTGCTGCATACTTGGGATCGCAAATATCCCATGATTCGTGACCTCTACCGACGCCTGGTGGGAAATCCATAATGCGCATCCTCCACATCGTCCATCAGTACCCCCCGGATAAAATAGGGGGCGCTGAACTTTATACCCAGGCGATATCCCGGGCCCTGACCCGGCAGGGGCATGCTGTGGCCGTCTTCTACCGCCGGGATGCTCCCGGTCGGGGCTTGCAGCACCGGGCGGAGGACGGGGTTGATGTCTATGCGGTCTGGGACGGACAGGCCGGGCCGGCCCGGCGGTTCCTCTACACTTTCCGCAATCCATGGATCCATCGGGCGCTAATCCGAGTACTGGACGAATTCCACCCTGATGTGATCCATATCCAGCACCTGATGGGGCTCCCGGTTCTGTCTGTAAATGCCTTCAGGCAGCGCGCTCTCCCTTTCATCATCACCCTGCGCGATTTCTGGTGGTTTTGTCTCAACGCCCAATTGCTGACCAACTATAGCGGTGAGGTCTGCGTAGGGCCCCGCTACTGGAACTGCGCCCGATGTATGCTGGCCCGGGTCGGATTCCCCAGGCTATGGCCAACCATTCCCTTTCTGGCTGGTCTATCGGCCTGGCGCAATCGCCTGCTCCGCACCGTGCTGGAAGGAGCTTGTGTCCTGATCGCCCCCACCGAATTCGTGCGGCGCTGGCATGTGGCCCATGGCGTGCCGGACGAGAAAATCATCGTGTTACCTCATGGGCTGGAGAGGCCTGTTCTTTCTTCCGCACCATCGCGTCCTGCGGATGGCACAATTCGTTTCGCTTACATCGGCGGCCTCTCGTGGCAGAAGGGAGTGCACGTGTTGGTAGAGGCCTTCTCTGGGGTATGTGGGAAAGCCGAACTATGGATCGCTGGAGACGAGTCCTTTGACCCCGCCTATGTTTCCCGTCTGCGGGCGCTGGCTACGCCCAACGTTCGCTTTCTGGGCCGGCTGGACCGGAGGGGAGTTTGGCAGACCCTGATGCAGGTGGATGTGGTGGTTGTCCCCTCCCTGTGGTATGAGGCTTACTCTTTTCTTATCTCTGAGGCCTTCGCGGCCGGCCTGCCGGTGCTGGCTTCCCGCCTGGGAGCCTTGGCCGATCGGGTCCGCGATGGCGTGGACGGCCTGCTTCTGCCTCCGGGCGATGTCGCCGCCTGGCGCGCCGCGATGCAGCGCCTGCTGGATGAACCGGACCTCCTCCCTCGCCTGCGCGCCGGCGTCCAGCCTCCGATGACGATGGAGGAGCACGTGGACCGGCTGGAGACACTCTATGCTCAGGTGACTCGTCGGAACCCCTGCGTGGGGTGAAGCCGCTGACCACATTACGGAGCGCCGTCCCGGATTCCCTCGGGTGGTCGCCCCGCTGGTCCTGCCCTGGCGGGCGCCCCAACGTTGGGCGCTTTCGTAAAACAAGCGCCATGGGATGGATGTCAGGGATCCCGCGCTTTCCTTGCTTCCTTTCCTTGAAGTCGCCATCCGGACCGAAGAGCGCGCCACATCGCACAGGCCCTCCGCAGAGGCTCGGTCCATCGCCAAATCTTCGAACGCGATAGGATCTTCGGATCCTGCTGGGTCTGCAGCATGGACGCCTGTTCCTCCCGCCGAGCCAGCTGCTCTCGCCATTCCAGCAGGCGGCTCCGGAGCTGGGTGTTCTCCATCCAAAGCCGCCAGAACTTGCGCTCGTAGCGGCCGATGAGGCGATGGAGAGGTTCCGTGGACCTTCGGAACCGGACGGCCCAGGGCGCGATGAAGGAGGCATCGAAATCCACATCCCGGAAGAAGCCCCTGCGGGCGAACCGCTCGGCCCAATACTCCAGCGGCTGGACGTTCAGGTGGGTGGGCTACCCGAAGTCATAGGGCGTCGATGAGAACAGGATGTCGTCAGCAGCCTGGCAGAGGTGATCGATGGCCTTCTCCACTTCAGCGGGAGGGAGGTGTTCCAGCACCTCGATGCAGACGATCAGGTCGTAGCGGCCGGGCAGCGGCTCGAGGATCGAGGCCTTCCAGACGTAGGGCCGGATGTCCTCACAGACGTGTTGAAGGGCGTACTCCGAGATATCGATCCCGAAGGCCTCCACCCCGCGATCGCGCAGGGCCTTCACCAGGAAACCCATCGCACAGCCGACATCCATGACCGTTCGCGGTCCGATGTCGGCGACGATGCGATCGGCGATCCGACCGAAGAACTCCAGCCACTCGGGGCTTCGCTCGTAGGGCCGGCCACAACAATGACGGAAATACCATGCATCATACCAGGCTTCCGGGGATGAAGGCATCTCTTCTCCTCGCTTTGCGGATTTTCCCCAACTATAGAAAATGGGTCTGGGAGGATTGTCAAGCCCTGGGGACAGCTGCTGGTCCGTCGAAGGGTGTGCGCATCCATGGTAGAATCGCTGAGTGGCTTAGGCGGTGGATCTCTTTTGGCTCCTAGGGTTACAGGGGGTGGTCGAATCGATAGGCATAGGGACCCGGCGAGATGTGCAGGGAGATCTAAGCCCGGGCCGCTCGGAAGGGCTTGCTAGCGCTACAGGTATGATGAGGAAGGCGAGTTCTCTTCAGATCTGGATGGTCTAGGCTTCAGAGGTGAGAACAGGCTTTCCGCTTTGCTTCGATCACTGAAGCGGCGGGACGATGATGGCACTTCTAGCTGGGGGCGCTTCCGACTCTGGAGCTAGTGGTCGGTCAAACGTGATTTTATGGGTATCTACCCCATCATGGCGGCCATTTCGGCCCACAAAAACAGACTTCACTAACCATTAGTGAAGGGGTTGGGATATGGATGGCCGAGGTGGGGTTGGGGTTGGAAAAAACTTGGTAAGTAGCCTGGTGGTGAGCTTTCATAGGCCTTATGGACCATGGAAGGAGAAAGTTGTTGCACTCCTTCTTCTTGCGCTTTCGGTTCTTCTGACCGGATGTTCGTATTTTGTGGATCGAGATCAGCCTGTTGTTGCACATGAGACCCTACTTCGGTGGGAAGCTGGCCATACGGTTGGACAGACTTTCGTTGCCCGACATGGAGGATTGAGCGGAGTTGAAATCTACATAAAGCCGGGCTCAGGAGGCCACACCCTTGTCCTGCATCTACGTGAGAGCCCTCTCCATCAAGTGGATTTGAGAACAGCTCACATTGCTCTACCTCCTGGTAGTCCTGAAGGCTTCTATCGCTTTTCATTTCCTCCTATTCAAAACTCACATACACGATATTATTATTTCTTTTTAGAGCAAATAGGAACCGATCCAATCATAATACCAATCGCTGATCTGACAACGTATGCGGATGGTACCATGTATTATGATCACAAGCCAGAAGCTGTTCAAGCGGCCTTCCGACTTGTATACGATATGCTTTATATAGCACTTGACCTGTTATTAATGACATTTTGGTGGATTGTGTGGTGCGGTATTGTGATTATAATTCTATTTCTTTGCGGCTATATGATAGTTCGTAGATGGTCTAATGAGAGAGGTTTGGATTTTACATCTACATTGATCATAAGCGCGGCAAGCGCCTTGGGTCTGTGGATGGTGATCTTGGTATGGATGGATGTGGTGGGTGTCCGCCTCAATAAAACAAATGTCCGATTGATTGTGGCTGCGGGCATTCTCATAGGGTTGATTTTCTGGATTCGGGATCATCATCTTTGGCGGCGTAGGACGTATTGGCTCGGTGAGGATCCGTGGGCCACCTTGGCAGTTTGGGTAGCTGTGCTGGCTGCTCTCGCGTTACGCCTTTTCGTAGGGCGCGGGATGGTAATGTTACCGGGCAGTGATACCTATCATCACACCTTGATTGTTCAGTTATTTGAAGAACAAGGAGGTATTCCTCGTTCTTATGACCCTTATGCTCCCTTAATTAGCTTCTCTTATCACTTTGGCTTTCACAGTATTGTGGCCCTTTTCCGCTGGCTATTTGAGACGGACTTGTTGAGCACTACGAAGGTGGTGGCCTTAGTGTTAAATGGAACTATTGCGGCCACCGCTGGTTTTGCCACTGAAACTTTAACACGCAATCGGTGGTCCAATGTCATTACGTCTAT
Protein-coding regions in this window:
- a CDS encoding glycosyltransferase family 4 protein; translated protein: MRILHILQRYWPARGGAETYLHEISARLVADGHLVTVATTDALDFELFWDPSRRRILEPEGWRDGVRILRFPVRYLPFPQLAYPAWRRLLWILSHLRPVPVGVLQWLSRYTPWVPDLWRWLAQTDEPFDLVAGMTICFEPLMEAGLRFARRRGIPFVAYPLTHLGAGPRPGADALSRFYTMRHQVALVRASDAVVAQTPTEQAFYIQRGVPPERILVAGPGVNPEKILGGDGARFRARYGIQGTLVASISNLSYDKGTFHLVEAVRRLRQQGNDVSLALAGASLQPFRRYWERLPQEARKGIYVLGPVSEEEKRDLLAACDIFAMPSRTDSFGIVYLEAWLYRKPVIGAQTWGVTDVIQHGEDGLLVPFGDVDALAGAIATLASQPDMREVMGQRGEQKVRVLHTWDRKYPMIRDLYRRLVGNP
- a CDS encoding glycosyltransferase family 4 protein produces the protein MRILHIVHQYPPDKIGGAELYTQAISRALTRQGHAVAVFYRRDAPGRGLQHRAEDGVDVYAVWDGQAGPARRFLYTFRNPWIHRALIRVLDEFHPDVIHIQHLMGLPVLSVNAFRQRALPFIITLRDFWWFCLNAQLLTNYSGEVCVGPRYWNCARCMLARVGFPRLWPTIPFLAGLSAWRNRLLRTVLEGACVLIAPTEFVRRWHVAHGVPDEKIIVLPHGLERPVLSSAPSRPADGTIRFAYIGGLSWQKGVHVLVEAFSGVCGKAELWIAGDESFDPAYVSRLRALATPNVRFLGRLDRRGVWQTLMQVDVVVVPSLWYEAYSFLISEAFAAGLPVLASRLGALADRVRDGVDGLLLPPGDVAAWRAAMQRLLDEPDLLPRLRAGVQPPMTMEEHVDRLETLYAQVTRRNPCVG
- a CDS encoding class I SAM-dependent methyltransferase gives rise to the protein MPSSPEAWYDAWYFRHCCGRPYERSPEWLEFFGRIADRIVADIGPRTVMDVGCAMGFLVKALRDRGVEAFGIDISEYALQHVCEDIRPYVWKASILEPLPGRYDLIVCIEVLEHLPPAEVEKAIDHLCQAADDILFSSTPYDFG